A region of the Dasypus novemcinctus isolate mDasNov1 chromosome X, mDasNov1.1.hap2, whole genome shotgun sequence genome:
TTCTGGTTGGCCCGGTCTCGAGCGGCCCTCATGCGGTCCGGGAGGATTTTCTTGCGGGGCCTCCTCCCGTCCTGGGAGGTCTCGTCCTCAGACTCCTCCAGGTTGTCATAATTCACCTTTGGAAAGGTGTCCTCCACGTAACCCTCTTGGACAGCCTTCCTGATGGGATAACTGACGTCGGCCGCGAAATAGTCAAGGAAAGTGCCCATGAAAGAGCCCAGGCCTCTTCTGGCTCTGTAGTCAGAAACCAAGGCGAGGCACCAGTTGACGCTGTCCCTGTGCTCTCTCCTGGCCCTCTTGGTGAGCTCGGGCTTCTCTGCACAGTCGAAATGCTTTAATCTTCGAAGGGGCACCCGCACGCCACTCCTTCCTCGGTTCAGGTTGGCCTCAATCAAGAGCACCCTGGCTGtcttctctgtttccttcacGCTGGTGACCACTGCTGGCCAGAATGGGGCGTCTGGACTTTTAAACCAGACTAGCGTTCCTCTTTCGATGGGCTGTGGCTCCTGGGGAGAAGCAGGGCCCGGGTGGTGTCCCTCTTCTTTACCCTCAGCCATCTTCACAGCTTTGACCGGATTGGCAGCTCCTGCGTCAGGAAGACGTTGACGTTCTTGCATTTGATGCCCAAGTTCCAGAATGTGAAGcttcctttttttatttgcaAGGCGGAGTGAATAACGCCGCGCAGGGGGAGAGGAACTGGAGGATGCTGCTGCACTTTTAAAATGTGGCTTCGAGGGACCCGCTCCAGGGTCCTCAGTATTCTCTGAGAAGgtagagccttcagagggaacGGCCAGGGTCTTCGGGGTGGAGCCACGTGCCGCTTCTTTTAAAGCTCTGGGCACAGAGAGGCTGCAACTTGATGGCAAAACTGGAATTCTGGTGAGCTTCATGGACATAACTCTTGAGGCTATCATCTTTTTGGTGACCTCTTTTCCATTATTAGTTTGTGAAAGTGAAGGGAAATTTCGGCACAAGATGCATTTTTGCGATGACTTTGTTTCCAATTCACTTGGAGTAAGAGCAACGGTTTTGTGCTTCCGTAATTTGTCACTATACCGAGAACCATCACTCTCTGAAGCTGCCAACAGGGATGTGGGTTTTTCACTTTTCCCAACACTCTTCACTAAGTTCCCTCTGCGTTTCTGGTATTTTCTATGATGGCGGGAACCAGATT
Encoded here:
- the PWWP4 gene encoding PWWP domain-containing DNA repair factor 4, translated to MHAKYVLCKWKGQLWPAKVLPRSKTSSKNKRKKAFSLEVQILSVTEKIKVKSTDVKILTKSRMGAIASSLVTQSAFSARRRAKVAHKRSLKVALNILNEETKVNHKGSSDENKTATLSQNPPPKQSGSRHHRKYQKRRGNLVKSVGKSEKPTSLLAASESDGSRYSDKLRKHKTVALTPSELETKSSQKCILCRNFPSLSQTNNGKEVTKKMIASRVMSMKLTRIPVLPSSCSLSVPRALKEAARGSTPKTLAVPSEGSTFSENTEDPGAGPSKPHFKSAAASSSSSPPARRYSLRLANKKRKLHILELGHQMQERQRLPDAGAANPVKAVKMAEGKEEGHHPGPASPQEPQPIERGTLVWFKSPDAPFWPAVVTSVKETEKTARVLLIEANLNRGRSGVRVPLRRLKHFDCAEKPELTKRARREHRDSVNWCLALVSDYRARRGLGSFMGTFLDYFAADVSYPIRKAVQEGYVEDTFPKVNYDNLEESEDETSQDGRRPRKKILPDRMRAARDRANQKLVDFIVRRKGADDHLLDIIKGRKPSQWLTSFLNSNKYVVCFETYLEDDDQLDAVVKHLQEVYNQTDKKTLALIRCDKVKFVLEVLLPEAIICSISALDGLDYKRAEAKYLEGPPVHYREKELFDKKVLKERRKRAAMDKS